In Comamonadaceae bacterium OS-1, a single window of DNA contains:
- the yfkM gene encoding general stress protein 18, with translation MAAKKILMICGDYCEDYETMVPFQALLAVGHTVHAVCPDKKAGDHIKTAIHDFEGAQTYSEKPGHNFTLNATFAGLDVSSYDALVVPGGRGPEYLRTYPAVVSAVKHFFETNKPVAAVCHGAQLLAGAGVLKGRTCSAYPACRMEVEIAGGTYAEIAIDAAITEGNLVSAPAWPAHPAWIAQFLALLGTKISL, from the coding sequence ATGGCAGCGAAAAAGATTCTGATGATTTGCGGTGACTACTGCGAAGACTACGAGACCATGGTGCCGTTCCAGGCGCTGCTGGCCGTGGGCCACACGGTGCACGCCGTGTGCCCCGACAAAAAGGCCGGGGACCACATCAAAACCGCCATCCACGACTTCGAAGGCGCGCAGACCTACAGCGAAAAACCCGGCCACAACTTCACCCTGAACGCCACTTTCGCGGGCCTGGATGTCAGCAGCTACGACGCACTGGTAGTGCCCGGTGGCCGCGGCCCCGAGTACCTGCGCACCTACCCGGCCGTGGTGTCGGCGGTGAAGCACTTCTTTGAAACCAACAAGCCCGTGGCCGCCGTCTGCCACGGTGCCCAGCTGCTGGCCGGGGCCGGCGTGCTCAAGGGCCGTACCTGCTCGGCCTACCCGGCTTGCCGCATGGAGGTGGAGATTGCGGGCGGCACCTATGCCGAGATCGCCATCGACGCGGCCATCACCGAGGGCAATCTGGTCAGCGCCCCCGCATGGCCCGCCCACCCGGCCTGGATTGCGCAGTTTCTGGCCCTGCTGGGCACCAAAATCAGCCTTTGA
- a CDS encoding cytochrome P450 107B1 — translation MNATAPFVDAAFLANPYPAYQALREAGPLHWSTEFFGGAWLLTRHADVEQVLRDPRFSAQRTGGWVTDREETKGELAGFQQLFARAMLFLDAPDHTRIRKVLNAGFKPAQIQALEPFIEQTVAELLDAVGNAPRFDFMQAVARQLPTRVIAKMMGIEEAANADFAVWSDDLAVFIGAPLATHQQARRAQASLLAMGRYFEQLIAERRKHPGDDLVSRLLQAKADGALLNHAELLAQCAMLLFAGHETTRNLLGNGLQSLLAHPDQWQRLQQDPGLVPSAVRELLRFDSPVQYTGRRVATELELHGQTLRRGDLVVPLIGSANRDPARHPEPDTLDVAGRDGASISFGSGAHVCIGALLTRIEAEITFRQVLQRWPNLRLAETKPQWADNPAYRGLLTLDVVTG, via the coding sequence ATGAATGCCACCGCCCCCTTCGTCGATGCCGCCTTTCTGGCCAACCCCTACCCGGCCTACCAGGCCCTGCGCGAGGCCGGGCCGCTGCACTGGAGCACAGAATTCTTCGGCGGGGCCTGGCTGCTGACCCGCCATGCCGACGTTGAGCAGGTGCTGCGCGACCCGCGCTTCTCGGCCCAGCGCACGGGCGGATGGGTGACAGACCGCGAGGAAACCAAGGGCGAGCTGGCCGGTTTCCAGCAGCTGTTTGCCCGCGCCATGCTGTTCCTCGACGCGCCCGACCACACCCGCATCCGCAAGGTGCTCAACGCCGGCTTCAAACCCGCGCAGATCCAGGCGCTAGAGCCGTTCATCGAGCAAACCGTGGCCGAGCTGCTGGATGCAGTGGGCAATGCGCCTCGTTTCGACTTCATGCAGGCCGTGGCCCGCCAGCTACCCACCCGCGTCATCGCCAAAATGATGGGCATTGAAGAAGCCGCCAATGCCGACTTTGCCGTCTGGTCCGACGACCTAGCGGTATTCATCGGCGCGCCGCTAGCCACCCACCAGCAGGCCCGCCGCGCCCAGGCCAGTTTGCTGGCCATGGGCCGGTACTTCGAGCAACTGATCGCCGAGCGGCGTAAACATCCGGGCGACGACCTGGTCAGCCGCCTGCTGCAAGCCAAAGCCGATGGCGCGCTGCTGAACCATGCCGAGCTGCTAGCCCAGTGCGCCATGCTCTTGTTTGCGGGCCATGAAACCACCCGCAACCTGCTGGGCAACGGCCTGCAGTCCCTGCTGGCCCACCCCGACCAATGGCAGCGCCTGCAACAAGACCCTGGCCTGGTCCCCAGCGCCGTGCGCGAGCTGCTGCGCTTCGACAGCCCCGTGCAGTACACCGGCCGCCGCGTGGCCACCGAGTTAGAGCTCCACGGCCAGACCCTGCGCCGGGGCGACCTGGTCGTCCCCCTGATCGGCTCCGCCAACCGCGACCCGGCCCGCCACCCCGAGCCGGATACGCTGGATGTGGCCGGGCGCGACGGCGCGTCCATCTCCTTCGGCAGCGGTGCCCACGTCTGCATCGGTGCGCTGTTGACCCGCATCGAGGCCGAAATCACCTTCCGCCAGGTGCTGCAGCGCTGGCCGAACCTACGCCTGGCCGAGACAAAGCCGCAGTGGGCCGACAACCCGGCCTACCGGGGGCTGCTCACACTGGATGTAGTAACCGGCTAA
- the bioD1 gene encoding ATP-dependent dethiobiotin synthetase BioD 1, with translation MRSVFVTGTDTEVGKTRCSAALLHWCAQQGWRSAGFKPVAAGLDADGVNEDVQMLLAASSLPLTSAEVGPLQFQAACAPHIAAALEGQMIHMATLVQQAQALAERADVLVVEGVGGFCVPLGPDADTADLAVALGYPVILVVGLRLGCISHALLTAEAIRARGLPLVGWIANTVDPQMAHLQANIDTLRHEFQRRHQAPCLGVVPRLNDASPAAAAAYLDPAALQEIFSA, from the coding sequence ATGCGTAGCGTGTTCGTCACCGGCACCGACACCGAAGTCGGCAAGACCCGTTGCAGCGCGGCCCTGCTGCACTGGTGCGCCCAACAAGGCTGGCGCAGCGCGGGCTTCAAGCCGGTGGCCGCCGGGCTGGACGCAGACGGCGTGAATGAAGACGTGCAGATGCTATTGGCCGCCAGCTCGCTGCCCCTGACCAGCGCAGAAGTCGGCCCGCTGCAATTCCAGGCCGCCTGCGCCCCGCACATTGCGGCAGCGCTGGAAGGACAAATGATCCACATGGCCACGCTGGTCCAGCAAGCCCAGGCCCTGGCCGAGCGCGCCGACGTGCTGGTGGTGGAAGGCGTGGGCGGCTTCTGCGTGCCGCTGGGGCCGGATGCGGACACCGCCGACCTGGCCGTGGCGCTGGGCTACCCGGTCATTCTGGTGGTCGGTCTGCGCCTGGGTTGCATCAGCCACGCCCTGCTAACGGCAGAGGCCATCCGCGCACGCGGCCTGCCGCTGGTGGGCTGGATCGCCAACACGGTAGACCCGCAAATGGCCCATCTGCAAGCCAATATCGACACCCTGCGCCATGAGTTCCAGCGCCGCCACCAGGCCCCCTGCCTGGGCGTGGTGCCGCGCCTGAACGATGCCAGCCCGGCAGCCGCCGCAGCGTACCTGGACCCTGCGGCCCTCCAAGAGATCTTTTCCGCATGA